One genomic window of Haloarcula limicola includes the following:
- a CDS encoding O-methyltransferase translates to MSEDPLPDVTEQFARTLSPDPDEVIDEMDAKADREGFPTVGPAVGGWLRLFARLTDAERVFEFGSGFGYSAYWMAPALPEDGEIVLTEIDADELDEAREFLSRGGYADRAAFEHGDAIEIVDDYDGPFDVVLVDNEKDRYAEAFEAVREKVPVGGVVAADNAIEAGPLDFDDVRALLDGEDVAANEMSRGVATYLERVRDDPDFETGLLPLGEGVAVSVRVA, encoded by the coding sequence ATGAGCGAAGACCCGCTGCCCGACGTCACCGAACAGTTCGCCCGGACGCTCTCGCCCGACCCCGACGAGGTCATCGACGAGATGGACGCGAAGGCCGACCGGGAGGGGTTCCCGACGGTCGGTCCCGCCGTCGGCGGGTGGCTCCGCCTGTTCGCCCGCCTGACCGACGCCGAACGCGTCTTCGAGTTCGGCTCCGGCTTCGGCTACTCGGCGTACTGGATGGCCCCGGCGCTCCCCGAGGACGGCGAGATCGTGCTGACAGAGATCGACGCCGACGAACTCGACGAGGCCCGCGAGTTCCTCTCGCGGGGCGGCTACGCCGACCGGGCGGCGTTCGAACACGGCGACGCCATCGAGATCGTCGACGACTACGACGGTCCCTTCGACGTGGTACTCGTCGACAACGAGAAGGACCGCTACGCCGAGGCGTTCGAGGCGGTCCGCGAGAAGGTGCCCGTCGGCGGCGTCGTCGCCGCGGACAACGCGATCGAGGCCGGCCCGCTGGATTTCGACGACGTGCGGGCGCTGCTCGACGGCGAGGACGTGGCGGCGAACGAGATGAGCCGCGGCGTCGCGACGTATCTCGAGCGAGTTCGGGACGACCCGGACTTCGAGACGGGACTCCTCCCGCTCGGTGAGGGCGTCGCCGTCAGCGTCCGCGTCGCCTGA